CGCTGGTGGCACGAACAATGTTTCCGGTGCTGCTGCACCGCTGGCCGATTCTTGCCGCAAGCCGCAGCAGGAGCTGCCAACGGTGAAACATCAGTATGCGGAACAATACGAGTATGCATACCCAGCAGCACCGCCATACAGCGGCCCTCCAAAGCCGCCGCCGGCGTATCGCTATTGCTATGGGTATGGTGGACGTGGTTCTGGTGGGTACGGCTACAGCTACGACTACCCCGAGCCCGATGGTATTTGGGATGAACCTGCTGGTGCATACGGCGGCGGCAGATACCACCCACCACAGCCGCCGTATTATCATGGCGGCGGTCGTGGTGGGTATCCTTCTCCTCAGTTTGGTCGGGGAGTTGGTGCTGGTGGCTATAGCTGCtacggcggtggcggtggcggctaTCCTCCCAGTTCATTTCCGTCTGTAGGTACCATCGATACTATGATGCATGTAGCAGCTCAACACACACTACTCATATCACTCAGTTAGTTGTTGTGCTGATTGATGGCTCGAttcag
This genomic window from Triticum urartu cultivar G1812 unplaced genomic scaffold, Tu2.1 TuUngrouped_contig_9936, whole genome shotgun sequence contains:
- the LOC125532441 gene encoding glycine-rich cell wall structural protein 1.8-like (The sequence of the model RefSeq protein was modified relative to this genomic sequence to represent the inferred CDS: added 190 bases not found in genome assembly), whose translation is MVPAACGAGGTNNVNGANAGAGGTNNVSGAAAPLADSCRKPQQELPTVKHQYAEQYEYAYPAAPPYSGPPKPPPAYRYCYGYGGRGSGGYGYSYDYPEPDGIWDEPAGAYGGGRYHPPQPPYYHGGGRGGYPSPQFGRGVGAGGYSCYGGGGGGYPPSSFPSVGGGGGGCDGGVSNAYGGPPQEKPRMSVGWVAAGGATAYGGYQHHMGGRGGYGGAGAGGYSYHVGGGGGGCGYPPTAG